The Mycolicibacterium mageritense genome contains a region encoding:
- a CDS encoding coiled-coil domain-containing protein yields MTRVRHSLRRTVCGAAAAVLVLAVSVFDVNADPAADALAKLNELSRQAVQSREAVTAAQRDVDAKLAEQTAAADRHRADLEALAVANTQLQPHQAAANRVAAMTYMSGGAGQWTAVLTAASPQQLIDQLSLRRTVAAVTADQLKAFQSARERAATAAQASEKSATDARVAAEKAAQVRADLQAKWKELLRQIAAAEAQYAALTPQQQAVIDNAPPQSVPSDPAIAAMPPGDLAPDALPVGVANEAGLQPNTVLAARAVSAQFPQISDIDGVRPDSKPWHPSGLAIDIMIPNPESPEGIALGDQILAFAMSNAARFGLQDVIWRGTYYTPAGPQASGYGHYDHVHITTTPRR; encoded by the coding sequence ATGACCCGGGTGCGCCATTCCCTTCGGCGAACGGTGTGCGGCGCGGCGGCCGCGGTCCTGGTGCTGGCCGTATCGGTGTTCGACGTGAACGCAGACCCGGCGGCTGACGCGCTGGCCAAGCTCAACGAGTTGTCTCGGCAGGCGGTGCAGAGCCGCGAGGCCGTCACAGCCGCCCAACGCGATGTCGACGCCAAACTGGCTGAGCAGACGGCGGCCGCGGACCGACACCGCGCCGACTTGGAGGCCCTCGCGGTCGCGAACACTCAGCTTCAACCCCATCAGGCCGCCGCCAACCGCGTGGCGGCAATGACCTACATGAGTGGCGGCGCGGGGCAGTGGACGGCGGTGCTGACCGCGGCTTCCCCGCAGCAGCTGATCGATCAACTGTCGCTGCGGCGGACGGTCGCCGCCGTGACGGCCGACCAGTTGAAGGCCTTCCAATCAGCACGCGAGCGCGCGGCGACCGCCGCGCAGGCCTCGGAGAAATCGGCCACCGACGCTCGTGTCGCGGCCGAGAAGGCGGCCCAGGTGCGGGCAGACCTGCAGGCCAAGTGGAAAGAACTGCTGCGCCAGATCGCCGCGGCGGAGGCTCAATACGCAGCGCTGACGCCGCAGCAGCAAGCGGTGATCGACAATGCGCCGCCGCAAAGTGTCCCGTCGGATCCGGCGATTGCCGCGATGCCCCCCGGTGACCTGGCTCCGGACGCATTGCCGGTCGGCGTCGCAAACGAGGCCGGGTTACAACCCAACACCGTCCTGGCTGCCCGGGCTGTCAGCGCGCAGTTTCCCCAGATCTCCGACATCGACGGCGTTCGGCCCGACTCGAAGCCGTGGCATCCCAGCGGTCTGGCGATCGACATCATGATTCCCAACCCAGAGAGCCCCGAAGGCATCGCGCTCGGAGACCAGATTCTCGCGTTCGCCATGAGTAACGCCGCGCGATTCGGGCTGCAGGATGTGATCTGGCGCGGCACGTATTACACACCGGCCGGTCCGCAAGCGTCGGGTTACGGCCACTACGACCACGTGCACATCACGACGACGCCGCGGCGCTGA
- a CDS encoding HpcH/HpaI aldolase/citrate lyase family protein — translation MVSPQVAERIRKPHWSLARTWLLQPGVPDSCEAFDDAASGSADAVVLDIEDGLPDFQKAAGRHAVAEWLTAGGRAWVRINTAGTPIWSADLDALAGVPGLVGVMLAKTESVDDIAETTTRLPAGTPVVALIESALGIESALAIARGPGCGRIAFGVGDFRRDTGMSDDPAVLAYPRARMVIASRAAGLPAPIDGPTLRSASNHLARDTAVAKSAGMTGRLCLDAAHAETINTLLSPSPLEIDEARRTLARLDAPSGPYDGSVGPTRARAEAVLDLAAKLGVD, via the coding sequence GTGGTTTCACCCCAGGTTGCCGAACGCATCCGTAAACCGCACTGGTCACTGGCCCGGACGTGGCTGTTGCAGCCCGGCGTTCCGGATAGCTGCGAGGCGTTCGACGACGCAGCATCGGGCAGCGCCGACGCGGTTGTCCTCGACATCGAGGACGGGTTGCCCGATTTTCAGAAGGCTGCCGGCCGGCACGCGGTCGCCGAGTGGCTGACCGCGGGAGGGCGCGCGTGGGTGCGGATCAACACCGCGGGCACGCCGATATGGTCCGCTGACCTGGACGCCTTGGCCGGGGTTCCCGGGCTGGTCGGTGTGATGCTGGCCAAGACGGAATCCGTCGACGACATTGCGGAAACCACGACGCGGTTACCCGCCGGGACACCGGTGGTCGCGCTGATCGAATCGGCACTCGGCATCGAGTCGGCCCTCGCCATCGCGCGCGGTCCCGGGTGCGGCCGAATCGCCTTCGGTGTCGGGGACTTTCGCCGTGACACCGGTATGAGTGATGACCCCGCCGTGTTGGCTTACCCGCGGGCCAGGATGGTGATCGCGAGCCGTGCCGCCGGCCTGCCTGCTCCGATCGACGGCCCGACCCTGCGTTCTGCGTCCAACCACTTGGCACGCGACACGGCAGTGGCCAAATCCGCCGGGATGACGGGACGGCTGTGCCTGGATGCCGCGCACGCCGAGACGATCAACACTCTCTTGAGCCCGTCGCCGCTGGAGATCGATGAGGCGCGCCGCACGCTCGCGCGCCTGGACGCTCCTTCTGGTCCGTACGACGGAAGCGTCGGTCCCACCCGGGCCCGAGCGGAAGCAGTGCTCGATCTTGCGGCCAAACTCGGTGTCGACTGA
- a CDS encoding GntR family transcriptional regulator has product MAPEGVASRPVRQVLTDHVYDTLLEMLMDGRYRPSESLSIDGLARELDVSATPVREALARLEVTGLVVRAALRGYRVAPLPTTAELGELMDARLTIEPVNAARACERVTPELIEALDRSISDLRTAPRGPEFAGYRDYWQADMRFHELIAEGAGNRFLLMAYNCLGGSVQRFRLFTGLGVTDAEYAIKEHTAILAAFRDQSPEKARQAMINHLHGVKNRGFKDVGDHG; this is encoded by the coding sequence CCGAAGGCGTCGCCTCCCGACCCGTACGACAGGTTCTGACCGACCATGTCTACGACACGCTGCTGGAAATGCTCATGGACGGGCGGTACCGACCGAGCGAGTCCCTGAGCATCGACGGCCTCGCTCGTGAACTGGACGTTTCAGCGACGCCGGTGCGCGAGGCTCTCGCCCGCCTCGAAGTGACTGGCCTGGTGGTCCGGGCCGCGCTGCGTGGCTACCGCGTTGCGCCGCTGCCGACCACCGCCGAACTCGGTGAATTGATGGACGCCCGGCTGACCATCGAACCGGTCAATGCCGCCCGTGCCTGCGAGCGAGTCACTCCCGAACTGATCGAGGCACTTGATCGGTCGATCTCCGATCTGCGCACCGCACCGCGCGGGCCTGAATTCGCCGGGTACCGGGATTACTGGCAAGCCGACATGCGATTCCACGAACTCATAGCCGAAGGCGCCGGCAACCGCTTCCTACTGATGGCCTACAACTGTCTCGGCGGATCGGTGCAAAGGTTCAGGCTTTTTACCGGCCTGGGGGTCACAGACGCGGAGTACGCCATCAAAGAGCACACCGCCATTCTGGCTGCGTTCCGGGATCAGTCGCCGGAGAAGGCACGGCAAGCGATGATCAACCACCTGCATGGGGTCAAGAACCGGGGTTTCAAGGACGTCGGCGACCATGGTTGA